ACCTGGAACGAGTTTCTCGTCGCCTTGACGCTCACGAGCACCACGGAGATGCGCACGATCACGGTGGGGATCGCGCTGTTCCGGGGCGAGTTTTCGTTCCCGTGGGGCGTGATCTCCGCGGCGGTGCTGCTGGCCACGGTCCCGATCGTGGTCTTGATCCTCGGCGGCCAGCGGCTGGTGATCCGCGGGCTCACCGCGGGCGCGGTGAAGGGGTAGCCCACGCACCCATATAGCATTCTCGGTGAGGCACCGCAATGATTACGGTCGCGTATGTGTCATGTGCGGACAGCCGCGAGATCCACGTCCTGTCCCTCGATGGTGTGAACGGCGCAGTGAAGCTCGTGCAACGGGTGCCTGTGGTGGGTACGGTCATGCCGCTCGCGATCGGCCCGAGCCGCCGGTTCCTCTACGCATCGCTTCGCTCACGTCCATTTTCGGTCTCGACCTTCGGGATCGATCCGGAAACCGGCACGCTGGGCCACCTCTCGACCGTCCCGCTGGCGGACAACATGGCCTATCTCTCAACCGACAGAACCGGGCGATTTCTATTTGGCGCGTCCTACACGGGCGACAAGATCTCGGTCAATCCGATCGACAGGGAAGGATTGGCGCACGCCGTCCCCGCTCAGATCATCTCGACACGCCCGCACCCGCACGCGATCATCGTCGACCCATCGAATCGCTACCTGTTCGTCCCGAGCCTCGGCGGGGACGCCGTCCTCCAATTCAGGTTCGATGAGATGACCGGGCTGGCCACGCCGAATGTGCCGCCTGCCGTCGAGACACGGAAGGGAGCGGGTCCGCGCCACCTCATCTTCCATCCGCACGCCGAGTTCGCCTATGGGACGAACGAACTCGACGCGACGGTCAACGCCTATCGGTTGGATGCGGCGACGGGGACGCTGACGCTGATCGGGGCCGCAAGTGCGCTGCCTCCCGAGTTCGAGGGCCATGCGCCCTTCGCGGCGGCGGACCTACACATCACGCCCGACGGCCGGTTCCTTTATGCGTCAGAGCGGGCCTCTCACACCCTGACCGGGTTCGCGGTCGACGTCGCGAGCGGCGCCCTCGTGTCGATCGGCAATTTCCCGACCGAGCAGCAGCCTCGCAGCTTCAACATCGATCCTCGCGGCAGGTATCTGCTTGGCGCCGGCCAGATGTCGAACAGCATGACGAGCTACGCGATCAATCAGGGTACGGGAGCGCTCACCCCACAGCATCGATGTGGCATGGGGAGGAACCCCAACTGGGTTGAGATTGTCGGCATCCCGCGGGCGTAGGGCTTCTTATGGATGGATTCTAGCCGAGGATGGATCCGCTTCGAGGAACCGGTCGAGGACCGCGTCGGCGAACCGA
Above is a genomic segment from bacterium containing:
- a CDS encoding beta-propeller fold lactonase family protein; this encodes MITVAYVSCADSREIHVLSLDGVNGAVKLVQRVPVVGTVMPLAIGPSRRFLYASLRSRPFSVSTFGIDPETGTLGHLSTVPLADNMAYLSTDRTGRFLFGASYTGDKISVNPIDREGLAHAVPAQIISTRPHPHAIIVDPSNRYLFVPSLGGDAVLQFRFDEMTGLATPNVPPAVETRKGAGPRHLIFHPHAEFAYGTNELDATVNAYRLDAATGTLTLIGAASALPPEFEGHAPFAAADLHITPDGRFLYASERASHTLTGFAVDVASGALVSIGNFPTEQQPRSFNIDPRGRYLLGAGQMSNSMTSYAINQGTGALTPQHRCGMGRNPNWVEIVGIPRA